A genomic window from Thermococcus nautili includes:
- a CDS encoding ASCH domain-containing protein, which translates to MEHVIALHQVYAELIFRGLKTVEVRKRKAFDEGDLVFLYIARGNPYELRDTLRRLNLHEEQTLTRRGTIAGGFEVGEVIKADLETLWEMAKDTSGLTLVHGENGKNWLANYIKDYGYVFTIERPFLFKEPMSREEMKERYGIHVEGIIHLSRKTRKPWVRALIEDLLARDYFYP; encoded by the coding sequence ATGGAGCACGTCATAGCGCTCCACCAGGTTTACGCCGAGCTGATATTCAGGGGCCTCAAAACGGTCGAGGTCAGGAAGAGGAAGGCCTTCGACGAGGGTGACCTGGTGTTCCTCTACATAGCGCGCGGAAACCCCTACGAGCTGAGGGACACGCTGAGGAGGCTCAACCTTCACGAGGAGCAGACGCTAACCCGGAGGGGGACAATCGCTGGAGGCTTCGAGGTCGGCGAGGTGATAAAGGCTGACCTCGAGACCCTCTGGGAGATGGCGAAGGACACGAGCGGTTTAACCCTCGTTCACGGCGAGAACGGGAAGAACTGGCTGGCCAACTACATCAAGGACTACGGCTACGTTTTCACAATCGAAAGGCCGTTCCTCTTCAAGGAACCGATGAGCAGGGAGGAGATGAAGGAGCGCTACGGAATCCACGTCGAGGGCATAATTCACCTCTCAAGGAAGACGAGGAAGCCTTGGGTAAGGGCTTTAATCGAGGATTTGCTCGCGAGGGACTACTTCTACCCCTGA
- a CDS encoding ZPR1 zinc finger domain-containing protein, which translates to MGEKKGEKVEVNPELGEVQVISLGDCPICGGKGTLKAIQHIHEIPYFGKVMESTIICEKCGYRNADVMILEDRPPKLYTVKVENEKDLFTRVVRSKSGTIELEEIGVKIEPGPAAEGFITNVEGVLERVRETLLMAREFRRQEGDEEAVKKADEILQYIEDVKEGKKPLTVKIADPLGNSALIGEKVRSRLLTEEEIQKLSLGPYQIVNPEELEGQEAGEGGKNSEETKKEGKELSEK; encoded by the coding sequence ATGGGCGAGAAGAAAGGCGAGAAGGTTGAGGTTAATCCCGAACTCGGCGAGGTTCAGGTCATAAGCCTCGGTGACTGCCCCATCTGCGGTGGAAAGGGAACGCTCAAGGCCATTCAGCACATCCACGAGATTCCCTACTTCGGCAAGGTCATGGAGAGCACGATAATCTGCGAGAAGTGTGGTTACAGAAACGCTGACGTCATGATACTCGAGGACAGGCCACCGAAGCTCTACACGGTTAAGGTCGAGAACGAGAAGGACCTCTTCACCCGCGTCGTCAGGAGCAAGAGCGGGACGATAGAGCTGGAGGAGATAGGCGTCAAGATTGAACCGGGACCGGCCGCAGAAGGCTTCATCACGAACGTCGAGGGCGTTCTTGAGCGCGTTCGCGAAACCCTGCTAATGGCGAGGGAGTTCAGGAGGCAGGAAGGTGACGAGGAAGCGGTAAAGAAGGCCGACGAGATACTGCAGTACATCGAGGACGTCAAGGAAGGGAAGAAGCCGCTGACGGTAAAGATAGCTGACCCCCTTGGCAACAGCGCGCTCATAGGCGAGAAGGTCAGGAGCAGGCTCCTAACCGAGGAGGAAATCCAGAAGCTGAGCCTCGGACCGTACCAGATAGTTAACCCGGAGGAGCTTGAGGGGCAAGAAGCCGGGGAAGGCGGTAAAAACTCAGAAGAAACCAAAAAAGAGGGGAAAGAGCTCAGTGAGAAATGA
- a CDS encoding cell division protein SepF: MGLFDSLKKKENKPKMKPPASVKKEVAPRHDIDVVPIEEDVLAKELVKPQLRYLKKITVTSYSDLERISSELQEGNIVIVDLTPLEKRPDVLEKVAEQIKGMVNAFGGQAAKICKTEVKLILLPEDIKIAK, translated from the coding sequence ATGGGATTGTTTGACAGCCTCAAAAAGAAGGAGAACAAGCCTAAAATGAAACCTCCCGCGAGCGTTAAGAAGGAAGTCGCTCCCAGGCATGACATCGATGTCGTACCGATTGAGGAGGATGTTCTTGCTAAGGAGCTCGTTAAGCCCCAGCTTCGCTACCTGAAGAAGATAACCGTGACCAGCTACTCCGACCTTGAGAGGATTTCCAGCGAGCTTCAGGAGGGCAACATAGTCATAGTTGACCTGACCCCGCTCGAGAAGAGGCCCGACGTCCTTGAAAAGGTCGCCGAGCAGATTAAGGGCATGGTCAACGCCTTCGGCGGGCAGGCGGCGAAGATATGCAAGACCGAGGTTAAGCTCATCCTCCTTCCCGAGGACATAAAGATTGCCAAATGA